A stretch of Vannielia litorea DNA encodes these proteins:
- a CDS encoding enoyl-CoA hydratase, which yields MTEPVLTRVDRENVAELTLNRPGALNALSDELLDALTAEIAALEGDGSVRAVILKGAGKVFCAGHDLKEMQAGRQADDRGRAYFEDLFARCSAVMMGLQRLPQPVIAQVHGIATAAGCQLVASCDMAVAAEGTRFGVNGVNIGLFCSTPMVALSRNVAPKVAFEMLSTGAFIEADRAREVGLVNRVVPEADLEAETRALAATVAAKLTAAVKIGKRAFYDQLPLTTAEAYAHASAVMVENMLWRDTDEGINAFIEKRRPDWQD from the coding sequence ATGACCGAGCCGGTACTCACCCGGGTGGACCGGGAGAACGTTGCGGAACTGACGCTGAACAGGCCGGGCGCGCTCAATGCGCTGTCGGACGAGCTGCTGGATGCACTGACCGCCGAGATCGCCGCCCTCGAAGGTGACGGATCCGTTCGGGCCGTGATCCTGAAGGGGGCCGGCAAGGTGTTTTGCGCCGGGCACGACCTGAAGGAGATGCAGGCCGGACGGCAGGCAGACGACAGGGGCCGTGCATACTTCGAAGATCTCTTCGCACGCTGCTCCGCGGTGATGATGGGGCTGCAGCGGCTGCCGCAGCCGGTGATTGCCCAGGTCCATGGCATCGCCACCGCCGCCGGCTGCCAGTTGGTGGCAAGTTGCGACATGGCGGTCGCGGCAGAGGGCACGCGGTTTGGCGTGAACGGGGTCAACATCGGCCTTTTCTGCTCCACGCCCATGGTGGCGCTCTCCCGCAACGTGGCCCCCAAAGTGGCCTTCGAGATGCTGAGCACCGGCGCGTTCATCGAGGCCGACCGGGCCCGCGAGGTTGGGCTGGTGAACCGTGTGGTGCCCGAAGCGGATCTCGAGGCCGAAACCCGCGCCCTGGCCGCCACGGTGGCCGCCAAGCTCACCGCCGCCGTCAAGATCGGCAAGCGGGCGTTCTACGACCAGCTCCCCCTCACCACCGCCGAGGCCTATGCCCATGCCTCCGCCGTGATGGTCGAGAACATGCTGTGGCGCGATACCGACGAGGGGATCAACGCCTTCATCGAAAAGCGCCGCCCCGACTGGCAGGACTGA
- a CDS encoding ABC transporter permease, with translation MSGWLSKRGGWLAVYAVAYLVFLYAPIFLLPMFAFNDSTVIAFPLKGFTTEWFSGLTGVPALTGAVKTSLLIAVTSALLATTLGLCAARAGVRYRFPGKGPILGLIMVPLVLPEIIVGVSLLVVIVSILGLPLSSWTVILGHTLICTPFAVAILNASYQSLDTSLEEAAIDLGETPASTFRLITLPLIMPGIIASLLISFTISLDEFIIAFFLTGAEPTLPVYIWSQLRFPQKLPIVMALGTILVAASIVMLTIAEIMRRRGLRKAGKEDHGGFL, from the coding sequence ATGAGCGGCTGGCTCTCCAAGCGTGGCGGGTGGCTGGCTGTCTATGCCGTGGCCTATCTCGTGTTCCTCTACGCCCCAATCTTCCTGCTGCCGATGTTCGCCTTCAACGACAGCACGGTCATCGCCTTTCCGCTGAAAGGCTTCACGACGGAGTGGTTCAGCGGGCTCACCGGCGTGCCAGCACTGACCGGCGCGGTGAAGACCTCGCTGCTCATAGCCGTCACGTCCGCTTTGCTGGCAACGACCCTCGGGCTCTGCGCGGCCCGTGCCGGCGTGCGGTACAGGTTTCCCGGGAAGGGACCAATTCTCGGGCTCATCATGGTGCCGCTGGTATTGCCCGAGATCATCGTGGGGGTTTCGCTGCTCGTCGTGATCGTTTCAATCCTCGGCCTGCCGCTCTCGTCCTGGACGGTGATCCTTGGCCATACGCTCATCTGCACGCCCTTTGCCGTGGCGATCCTCAACGCCTCCTACCAGTCGCTCGACACGTCGCTCGAGGAGGCCGCCATCGACCTCGGTGAGACCCCCGCCAGCACCTTCCGGCTCATCACCCTGCCGCTCATCATGCCGGGTATCATCGCCTCGCTCCTGATCTCCTTCACCATCTCGCTCGACGAGTTCATCATCGCATTCTTCCTCACCGGTGCGGAGCCCACCCTGCCTGTCTACATCTGGTCGCAACTGCGGTTTCCGCAAAAGCTGCCAATCGTCATGGCACTGGGTACGATCCTGGTGGCGGCCTCCATCGTGATGCTCACCATCGCCGAAATCATGCGCCGCCGCGGCCTCCGCAAGGCGGGCAAGGAAGATCACGGAGGGTTCCTCTGA
- the rpsI gene encoding 30S ribosomal protein S9: MADQVNSLEELGTVAEGSAPVTEEIVNRGPVRDELGRAYATGKRKDAVARVWIKPGSGKVIVNGKDQDQYFARPVLQLILRQPFQVAGVEGEFDVHATVKGGGLTGQAGAVKHGISKALQLYEPSLRGALKAAGFLTRDSRVVERKKYGKPKARKSFQFSKR; the protein is encoded by the coding sequence ATGGCTGACCAGGTGAATTCGCTCGAAGAGCTGGGCACGGTCGCTGAAGGCAGCGCTCCCGTGACCGAAGAGATCGTCAACCGTGGCCCCGTCCGCGACGAGCTGGGCCGTGCCTATGCCACCGGCAAACGGAAGGATGCGGTCGCCCGCGTCTGGATCAAGCCGGGCTCCGGCAAGGTCATCGTGAACGGCAAGGACCAGGACCAGTACTTTGCCCGTCCGGTGCTGCAACTCATCCTTCGCCAGCCCTTCCAGGTTGCTGGCGTCGAGGGCGAGTTCGACGTGCACGCCACCGTCAAGGGCGGCGGCCTGACCGGACAGGCCGGTGCGGTGAAGCACGGAATTTCCAAGGCCCTGCAGCTCTACGAGCCCTCGCTCCGTGGTGCACTCAAGGCGGCCGGCTTCCTCACCCGCGACAGCCGCGTGGTCGAGCGCAAGAAGTACGGCAAGCCGAAGGCGCGCAAGAGCTTCCAGTTCTCCAAGCGCTGA
- a CDS encoding RNA methyltransferase codes for MMDPVFVLVRPQMGENIGAAARAMWNFGLDRMRIVSPRDGWPNPRAAALASGAGRLLDNAVLCDSLAEAVADCRTVYATTARPRGLTKPVLTPEEAMADARRRAAAGQKVAVLFGPERSGLENEDVARASAIITVPVNPEFFSLNLAQCVLLMAYEYGRHELPRGEEAPAEPASALELEKLGDHWEERLDEAGFFFPAEKASGMKLVLRNMWPRLMLTRSDVQMLHGALRQLLRGKS; via the coding sequence ATGATGGATCCGGTTTTTGTGCTGGTGCGCCCCCAGATGGGCGAGAACATCGGCGCCGCGGCCCGCGCCATGTGGAACTTCGGCCTCGACCGCATGCGCATCGTCTCCCCGCGCGACGGCTGGCCCAACCCCCGCGCCGCGGCGCTGGCCAGCGGGGCAGGGCGCCTGCTCGACAACGCGGTGCTCTGCGACAGTCTGGCCGAGGCGGTGGCCGATTGCCGCACCGTCTACGCCACCACGGCCCGCCCGCGCGGGCTGACCAAGCCGGTGCTGACCCCCGAGGAGGCCATGGCCGACGCCCGTCGCCGGGCCGCCGCGGGCCAGAAGGTGGCGGTGCTCTTCGGTCCCGAGCGGTCGGGCCTGGAGAACGAGGATGTCGCCCGCGCCAGCGCGATCATCACCGTGCCGGTGAACCCCGAGTTCTTCTCGCTGAACCTCGCGCAATGCGTGCTGCTCATGGCCTATGAGTATGGTCGTCACGAACTGCCGCGCGGCGAGGAGGCGCCCGCCGAGCCTGCCTCCGCGCTGGAGCTCGAAAAGCTGGGCGACCATTGGGAGGAACGGCTCGACGAGGCGGGGTTCTTCTTTCCTGCCGAGAAGGCCAGTGGCATGAAGCTCGTGCTCCGCAACATGTGGCCGCGCCTCATGCTCACCCGCTCCGATGTGCAGATGCTGCACGGCGCGCTCCGGCAGCTCCTCCGGGGCAAGTCCTGA
- a CDS encoding type VI secretion system tube protein Hcp, with protein MPPATDEPVKRFYLENAWPTAAGARYGGTYSVAQVQHRTAASGKEEHHFTITLQDAPIASVSGVVELGAPVQRQSATEEVAFCFQKIIWTNARAARAETMLLPRIGQRFRLLLNGRTRLEGTLKAARSLGAGGELCEVLISDARRH; from the coding sequence ATGCCCCCGGCCACGGACGAGCCCGTGAAAAGGTTCTATCTCGAGAACGCCTGGCCAACGGCCGCGGGAGCCCGCTATGGCGGCACCTACAGCGTGGCGCAGGTACAGCACAGGACTGCGGCGTCAGGCAAGGAAGAGCACCACTTCACCATCACGTTGCAGGATGCGCCAATTGCATCCGTCTCGGGTGTAGTCGAGCTTGGTGCCCCGGTTCAGCGGCAGTCCGCGACGGAGGAGGTGGCCTTCTGCTTCCAGAAGATCATCTGGACCAACGCCAGGGCGGCGCGTGCCGAGACGATGCTGCTTCCCCGGATCGGGCAACGCTTCCGGCTTCTCCTGAACGGCCGGACCAGGCTCGAAGGGACGCTGAAGGCGGCCCGCAGCCTCGGGGCAGGCGGGGAGCTGTGCGAGGTCCTGATCTCCGACGCCCGGCGGCACTGA
- a CDS encoding carboxypeptidase M32 has translation MTAFNDLMAYTRETEALGQVMGRLGWDQETMMPRGAAEQRGDEMAALSGVLHARRTDPRVGDWLEAAQATDPAGEAALRLIRRSFERTTKVPARLAAALAKTTSIAQGKWAEARKAQDVAAFVPVLDEVLKLKREEAAALASGGDLYDALLDDYEPGARAADLEAMFGALRPRLVALREAVLGSAHQPAELTGTYAETIQLELSAKLAAAFGYDFTRGRIDKAVHPFSSGSGSDVRITTRVAEDDPFNCFYSTIHEVGHACYEQGISPSYALTPMGQGVSMGVHESQSRIYENQLGRSRAFTGWLFSQMQEAFGGAGAADADAFYATVNKVKPGYIRTEADEVQYNLHVLLRFDLERDLVSGQLEAADLEEAWNTRFERDFGYPVDKPSNGCLQDVHWSVGLFGYFPTYSLGNVYAGCLNKALRESVLGVDAALASGDATPATAWLKENLQQHGGLRTPRETIRHACGFEPSEAPLLDYLEAKFGAIYKL, from the coding sequence ATGACCGCATTCAACGACCTCATGGCCTACACCCGTGAAACCGAGGCGCTCGGGCAGGTCATGGGCCGCCTCGGCTGGGACCAGGAAACCATGATGCCGCGTGGTGCGGCCGAGCAGCGCGGAGACGAGATGGCCGCGCTCTCCGGCGTGCTCCACGCCCGCCGGACCGACCCTCGCGTCGGCGACTGGCTCGAGGCGGCGCAGGCCACCGACCCCGCCGGAGAAGCCGCCCTGCGCCTCATCCGCCGCAGCTTCGAGCGCACCACTAAGGTGCCCGCCCGCCTCGCCGCCGCGCTGGCCAAGACCACCTCGATCGCCCAGGGAAAATGGGCCGAGGCACGGAAGGCGCAGGACGTGGCTGCCTTCGTGCCGGTGCTCGACGAGGTGCTGAAGCTCAAGCGCGAGGAGGCCGCGGCGCTGGCCTCCGGCGGCGACCTCTACGATGCGCTGCTCGACGATTACGAACCTGGCGCCCGTGCCGCCGACCTAGAGGCCATGTTCGGCGCACTCCGCCCCCGCCTTGTGGCCCTCCGCGAGGCCGTCCTGGGCTCTGCGCACCAGCCCGCCGAACTCACCGGCACCTATGCCGAGACGATCCAGCTCGAGCTGTCGGCAAAACTCGCCGCAGCCTTCGGCTACGACTTCACCCGCGGCCGGATCGACAAGGCCGTCCACCCCTTCTCCTCCGGCTCGGGCAGCGACGTGCGCATCACCACGCGGGTGGCTGAGGACGATCCGTTCAACTGCTTCTATTCCACGATCCACGAGGTCGGCCACGCCTGCTACGAACAGGGGATCAGCCCGAGCTACGCGCTGACTCCGATGGGGCAGGGGGTTTCGATGGGGGTCCACGAGAGCCAGAGCCGGATCTATGAGAACCAGCTGGGTCGCTCCCGCGCCTTCACCGGTTGGCTCTTCAGCCAGATGCAGGAGGCCTTCGGCGGGGCAGGGGCGGCGGATGCCGATGCCTTTTACGCCACCGTCAACAAGGTCAAACCCGGCTATATCCGCACCGAGGCCGACGAGGTGCAATACAACCTCCACGTCCTGCTGCGCTTTGACCTCGAGCGCGACCTGGTGTCCGGCCAGCTGGAAGCGGCAGACCTCGAAGAGGCATGGAACACACGATTCGAACGCGACTTCGGCTATCCGGTCGACAAGCCTTCCAACGGCTGCCTGCAGGATGTGCACTGGTCCGTGGGCCTCTTCGGCTACTTCCCGACCTACAGCCTGGGCAACGTCTATGCCGGCTGCCTGAACAAGGCGCTGCGAGAGAGCGTCCTGGGCGTGGATGCCGCACTGGCCTCGGGCGATGCCACACCCGCCACCGCCTGGCTTAAGGAAAACCTCCAGCAACACGGCGGGCTGCGCACTCCGCGTGAGACGATCAGACACGCCTGCGGCTTCGAGCCCTCCGAAGCGCCACTGCTCGACTACCTCGAGGCCAAGTTCGGCGCGATCTACAAGCTCTGA
- a CDS encoding site-specific tyrosine recombinase XerD: MEPTAQHWISAFLSAQAAELDAARNTQLAYGRDLTDFAEFLDRTGHSVAKADRSSIEAYLVDCEAQGLAKSTRARRLSAIKQLYRFAFEEGLRADNPALQIKGPGRSKALPKTLSPEEVERLLNAAPETGRGDDRLRNACLMQLLYATGMRVSELVSLPIQAARGDPRMLLVRGKGGKERMVPLSPPAREALADWLLALDAAQEKARLERGVAPSRFLFPSSSKEGHLTRHRFYVLIKEIAVAAGVMPSRVTPHRLRHAFATHLLAGGADLRSIQVLLGHADISTTEIYTHVLEERLKALVLEHHPLARD; encoded by the coding sequence GTGGAGCCGACCGCCCAACACTGGATCAGCGCCTTTCTTTCGGCCCAGGCTGCCGAACTGGACGCCGCGCGGAACACGCAACTGGCCTATGGGCGCGATCTCACTGATTTTGCGGAGTTTCTTGATCGGACAGGCCACAGCGTGGCCAAGGCCGATCGAAGCAGCATCGAGGCCTATCTCGTGGATTGCGAGGCACAGGGGCTGGCCAAATCCACCCGTGCGCGCAGGCTGTCGGCGATCAAGCAGCTTTATCGCTTCGCGTTCGAGGAGGGACTGCGGGCCGACAACCCCGCGCTCCAGATCAAGGGCCCGGGCCGGTCGAAGGCGCTCCCGAAGACGCTCTCTCCCGAGGAGGTCGAACGCCTTCTCAACGCAGCGCCCGAAACCGGCCGTGGCGACGACCGGCTGCGCAATGCCTGCCTGATGCAGCTGCTCTACGCCACCGGCATGCGCGTGTCAGAGCTGGTCTCCCTGCCGATCCAGGCGGCACGGGGCGACCCGCGAATGCTGCTCGTGCGCGGCAAGGGCGGCAAGGAGCGGATGGTTCCTCTCTCGCCTCCTGCCCGCGAAGCCCTGGCCGATTGGCTCTTGGCCCTGGACGCCGCGCAGGAGAAGGCCAGACTCGAGCGCGGTGTGGCTCCTTCTCGATTCCTCTTTCCGTCCTCATCGAAGGAAGGCCACCTCACACGGCACCGCTTTTATGTGCTCATCAAGGAAATCGCGGTGGCGGCGGGTGTCATGCCGTCACGGGTGACCCCGCACCGGCTGCGCCATGCCTTTGCCACCCATCTGCTCGCCGGCGGAGCCGATCTGCGGTCGATCCAGGTGCTGCTCGGCCACGCCGATATCTCGACGACGGAGATCTACACCCACGTTCTGGAGGAGCGCCTGAAGGCTTTGGTGCTCGAGCACCATCCGCTCGCCCGAGACTGA
- the ctaA gene encoding heme A synthase: protein MAGKRSIFEEVGEGETPRNAPRETGVIDRGSRSGARLAIRGWLVVLFAMVFVMILLGGLTRLTDSGLSITEWNVVKGAIPPLNEADWQLAFDKYKTIPEYELQNKGMSLAEFKTIYWWEWGHRQLGRLIGLVWAIGYLYFLLRGQIPTGWKTRLLIPGVLGGIQGSIGWWMVHSGLSGEMTDVASYRLATHLGLAFAILGLLSWYILLLSRPEREIMQARRSRERRIWGLGTGLMHFAFLQILIGALVAGLDAGRNYIDWPLMAGGFTPPGMWEITPWWRNLFENDGTVQFIHRIVAYALFAFGLFAWVRSRRSAFGATRRAFDWAMVLLFGQVVLGIVTVMHSAPWHIAITHQALGVALWVTLIRARFLAGYPKAGTLREGL, encoded by the coding sequence ATGGCCGGAAAACGCAGCATCTTCGAAGAGGTCGGCGAAGGCGAGACGCCTCGCAATGCGCCCCGCGAGACCGGGGTGATCGACAGGGGCAGCCGCTCCGGTGCCCGTCTCGCCATTCGCGGCTGGCTGGTCGTGCTCTTCGCGATGGTCTTCGTGATGATCCTCCTGGGCGGCCTGACCCGCCTCACCGACAGCGGCCTCTCGATCACCGAGTGGAACGTGGTCAAGGGCGCGATCCCGCCCCTCAACGAGGCCGACTGGCAACTCGCCTTCGACAAGTACAAGACGATCCCCGAGTACGAGTTGCAGAACAAGGGCATGTCGCTCGCCGAGTTCAAGACGATCTACTGGTGGGAGTGGGGCCACCGGCAGCTGGGCCGCCTGATCGGCCTCGTCTGGGCGATTGGCTACCTGTATTTCCTGCTGCGGGGTCAAATTCCCACCGGCTGGAAGACCCGCCTGCTCATCCCCGGCGTTCTGGGCGGCATCCAAGGCTCCATCGGCTGGTGGATGGTCCACTCCGGCCTTTCCGGCGAGATGACCGATGTTGCTTCCTACCGCCTCGCCACCCACCTCGGCCTGGCCTTCGCCATCCTTGGCCTGCTGAGCTGGTACATCCTGCTGCTGTCGCGCCCCGAACGCGAGATCATGCAGGCCCGCCGGTCCCGCGAACGCCGCATCTGGGGCTTGGGAACAGGCCTCATGCACTTCGCCTTCCTGCAAATCCTCATCGGTGCGCTGGTGGCGGGCCTCGACGCGGGCCGCAACTACATCGACTGGCCACTGATGGCCGGAGGCTTCACCCCGCCGGGCATGTGGGAAATCACGCCCTGGTGGCGCAACCTCTTCGAGAACGACGGCACCGTGCAGTTCATCCACCGCATCGTCGCTTACGCCCTCTTTGCCTTCGGCCTGTTCGCCTGGGTCCGGTCGCGGCGCTCGGCCTTTGGCGCCACCCGGCGCGCCTTCGACTGGGCCATGGTGCTGCTCTTCGGACAGGTGGTCCTGGGCATTGTCACCGTGATGCACTCCGCGCCCTGGCACATCGCCATCACCCACCAGGCGCTCGGCGTGGCGCTCTGGGTCACCCTCATCCGCGCCCGCTTCCTTGCGGGCTACCCCAAGGCCGGAACGCTCCGGGAAGGACTATGA
- a CDS encoding shikimate kinase yields MRATKFFDRQEGAKGLAERLKKTVALVGMMGSGKTAVGTALARRLGVPFLDSDAAIVEAANMSIAEIFERDGEAFFRARESEVLARLLEGRVGILSTGGGAYLSAANRELIHRKGVALWLKADTELLWNRVKHKSTRPLLRTADPRATLEDLVARREPSYALAELTALAQPEYSIAEMVEVVVDVLKQREDVLASV; encoded by the coding sequence TTGAGGGCGACAAAATTTTTTGACCGGCAGGAAGGCGCCAAGGGCTTGGCAGAGCGGCTGAAGAAGACGGTTGCCCTCGTGGGGATGATGGGATCGGGCAAGACGGCGGTGGGCACGGCGCTCGCAAGACGCCTCGGTGTGCCCTTTCTCGACAGCGATGCCGCCATCGTCGAGGCCGCCAACATGAGCATCGCCGAGATCTTCGAGCGCGACGGCGAGGCGTTCTTTCGGGCGCGCGAGTCGGAGGTTCTTGCGCGGCTGCTGGAGGGCCGGGTCGGTATCCTCTCGACCGGGGGCGGGGCCTATCTTTCGGCCGCCAATCGCGAGCTCATCCACCGAAAGGGCGTGGCGCTGTGGCTTAAGGCCGATACCGAGCTGCTCTGGAACCGGGTGAAGCACAAGTCAACCCGGCCGCTCCTGCGCACCGCCGATCCGCGGGCCACGCTTGAAGACCTGGTCGCCCGCCGCGAACCCTCCTACGCGCTGGCTGAACTGACCGCCCTGGCCCAACCGGAGTACTCCATCGCCGAGATGGTCGAGGTGGTTGTGGATGTGCTCAAGCAACGTGAAGATGTTCTGGCAAGTGTCTGA
- the rplM gene encoding 50S ribosomal protein L13 produces MKTFSATPADIDKKWILIDAEGVVLGRLASIVAMRLRGKHKATFTPSQDMGDNVIIINADKVQMTGKKREEKFYWHTGHPGGIKSRTKAQILEGAHPERVVTQAVKRMLPGNRLSRQQMTNLRVYAGAEHPHEAQSPEVLDVKSMNKKNTRV; encoded by the coding sequence ATGAAAACCTTTTCTGCCACTCCGGCGGACATCGACAAGAAATGGATCCTGATCGACGCCGAGGGCGTGGTTCTGGGCCGTCTTGCCTCGATCGTCGCCATGCGCCTTCGCGGCAAGCACAAAGCCACCTTCACCCCCTCCCAGGACATGGGTGACAACGTCATCATCATCAACGCCGACAAGGTGCAGATGACGGGCAAGAAGCGCGAAGAGAAGTTCTACTGGCACACCGGCCACCCCGGCGGGATCAAGAGCCGCACCAAGGCCCAGATCCTCGAGGGGGCCCACCCCGAGCGCGTCGTGACCCAGGCGGTCAAGCGCATGCTCCCGGGTAACCGCCTGAGCCGCCAGCAGATGACCAACCTGCGCGTCTATGCCGGCGCCGAGCACCCCCACGAGGCCCAGAGCCCCGAGGTGCTGGACGTTAAATCCATGAACAAGAAGAACACGAGGGTCTGA
- a CDS encoding ABC transporter permease — MSAGHGLSEKQKGLLLAAPPGLYAILLLAVPLGAVVLLSFWSQDFLTLDRTFTLKNYREAFSEPLYMLLLGRSLMISAAVTIATVVLAFPIAYFVSFHVRPERKSLWIFLITIPFWTSYLIRVFLWKVILGYNGVFNSALLGMGFIDEPLTFILYNANAVVITLAHAFAPFAILPIFVALEKIDRSLLEASRDLGEGTVRTFTRVTLPLAMPGVVAAILIVFIPTIGDYVTPDLVGGPNGLMIANMIQTQFLKLNNAPMGAALAVIAMVSVSIISLLIVLVTMRWSRRGA; from the coding sequence TTGAGCGCAGGCCACGGGCTGAGCGAGAAGCAAAAGGGGTTGCTGCTGGCCGCGCCGCCGGGGCTCTATGCCATCCTGCTGCTGGCGGTCCCGCTGGGTGCAGTGGTCCTCTTGTCGTTCTGGAGCCAGGACTTTCTGACGCTGGACCGGACCTTCACCCTCAAGAACTACCGCGAGGCCTTCTCCGAGCCGCTCTACATGCTGCTGCTGGGCCGGTCGCTGATGATCTCAGCTGCCGTCACCATCGCCACCGTGGTTCTGGCCTTTCCGATCGCCTATTTCGTGTCGTTTCACGTGCGGCCCGAGCGCAAGTCGCTCTGGATCTTTCTCATCACCATCCCGTTCTGGACCAGCTACCTGATCCGGGTGTTCCTGTGGAAGGTGATCCTGGGCTACAACGGCGTCTTCAACTCGGCGCTCCTCGGGATGGGCTTCATCGACGAACCGCTGACCTTCATCCTCTACAATGCCAACGCGGTGGTCATCACGCTGGCCCACGCCTTCGCGCCCTTCGCGATCCTGCCGATCTTCGTGGCGCTCGAAAAGATCGACCGCTCGCTGCTGGAGGCCTCCCGTGACCTTGGCGAGGGCACCGTGCGCACCTTCACCCGCGTCACCCTGCCGCTGGCCATGCCCGGCGTGGTGGCGGCCATCCTCATCGTCTTCATTCCCACGATCGGCGACTATGTGACCCCCGACCTGGTGGGCGGCCCGAACGGGCTGATGATCGCAAACATGATCCAGACCCAGTTTCTCAAACTCAACAACGCACCCATGGGCGCAGCGCTCGCGGTGATCGCGATGGTCTCGGTCTCGATCATCTCGCTGCTGATCGTGCTGGTCACGATGCGGTGGAGCCGGAGGGGCGCATGA
- a CDS encoding PaaI family thioesterase: MLDKTVMDAAALEHFIDTEFAQVKGEFMVEEITADGVVVRLLTSAKHLRPGGTISGPAMFGLADVGMYFAILSRIGPVALTVTTNCSIDFMRKPEAGRDLICETRLLKLGRTLAVGECHLRSEGRTEVVARASLTYAIPPKRPENMG; encoded by the coding sequence ATGCTCGACAAGACAGTAATGGACGCGGCCGCACTTGAGCACTTCATCGACACCGAGTTTGCCCAGGTCAAGGGCGAGTTCATGGTCGAGGAGATCACCGCGGATGGCGTCGTGGTCCGGCTTCTGACCTCCGCCAAGCACCTGCGCCCCGGCGGCACGATCTCCGGCCCTGCGATGTTCGGCCTTGCGGACGTCGGGATGTATTTCGCCATCCTCTCCCGGATCGGTCCGGTGGCCCTGACCGTAACCACCAACTGCTCGATCGACTTCATGCGCAAGCCGGAGGCCGGGCGCGACCTGATCTGCGAAACCCGGCTGCTGAAACTGGGGCGCACGCTGGCCGTGGGGGAGTGCCACCTGCGCTCGGAAGGGCGCACGGAGGTGGTGGCCCGCGCCAGCCTGACCTACGCAATCCCGCCGAAACGGCCGGAAAATATGGGGTAA
- a CDS encoding ABC transporter ATP-binding protein, with protein sequence MTPLISLSGIHKSYGDVEVLKGIEAEIGEGEFFSLLGPSGCGKTTLLRIIAGFETPTSGGLRIDGRDMSKVPANERPTNMVFQSYAVFPHLSVAQNVGFGLRRSGLSKAEKGKKIEEALGMVGLAGLGGRAAHALSGGQRQRVALARALILEPKVLLLDEPLSALDKKLREQMQGELRRLQRQVGITFILVTHDQEEALIMSDRIAVMFDGQIAQLAAPQELYSRPLTRRVGDFIGVMNFLPAEGRLEEGRDIVLDVAGLGRTLIDQKQCPAGFVNGSGSVGVRPESLQVLFDGEQAKGEVANGQVAEVIYYGDMTYYQIALPDAPGTLTVSMKNRFGRPVLERGSPARLEWDASSLIYFPG encoded by the coding sequence ATGACACCACTCATTTCGCTCTCGGGCATCCACAAGAGCTACGGCGACGTCGAGGTGTTGAAGGGCATCGAGGCCGAGATCGGGGAGGGCGAGTTCTTTTCGCTGCTCGGGCCCTCGGGCTGTGGCAAGACGACCCTGCTGCGCATCATCGCGGGCTTCGAGACACCCACCAGCGGCGGCCTCAGGATCGACGGCCGCGACATGAGCAAGGTGCCCGCCAACGAGCGGCCCACCAACATGGTGTTCCAGTCCTACGCCGTCTTCCCGCATCTCAGCGTGGCCCAGAACGTGGGCTTTGGCCTGCGGCGCTCGGGCCTGTCGAAGGCGGAGAAGGGAAAGAAGATCGAGGAGGCCCTCGGCATGGTCGGCCTTGCCGGGCTCGGCGGCCGCGCGGCACACGCGCTTTCGGGCGGACAGAGACAGCGGGTGGCGCTCGCGCGTGCGCTGATCCTGGAGCCCAAGGTGCTCTTGCTCGACGAACCGCTCTCGGCACTCGACAAGAAGCTCCGCGAGCAGATGCAGGGCGAGCTTCGGAGGCTGCAACGTCAGGTCGGCATCACCTTTATCCTGGTCACCCATGATCAGGAGGAGGCGCTCATCATGTCCGACCGCATCGCGGTGATGTTCGACGGCCAGATCGCGCAACTCGCCGCCCCGCAGGAACTCTACAGCCGCCCGCTGACGCGCCGCGTGGGAGATTTCATCGGGGTGATGAACTTTCTCCCCGCCGAGGGGCGGCTTGAAGAGGGGCGAGACATCGTGCTCGACGTCGCGGGCCTCGGACGCACATTGATCGACCAGAAGCAATGCCCGGCCGGTTTTGTCAACGGCTCCGGATCGGTCGGGGTGCGGCCCGAGAGCCTCCAGGTGCTGTTCGACGGCGAGCAGGCAAAGGGAGAGGTCGCCAACGGGCAAGTCGCCGAAGTAATTTATTACGGCGACATGACCTACTACCAGATCGCCTTGCCCGATGCGCCCGGAACACTGACGGTTTCAATGAAAAACCGGTTCGGGCGGCCTGTTCTCGAACGCGGCTCACCGGCGCGGTTGGAGTGGGATGCCTCTTCGCTGATCTACTTCCCGGGCTGA